The Acidithiobacillus ferrooxidans ATCC 23270 genomic interval TTGACCACAAGAAAATATATGGGGATAACAAGCACATAAAATTACACAAAAAAATTGTTGAAATAAGGCATGGGGCAATAGCTCACCAGACCGGACGGTTCGACCTAGCTCTCGCTTTTGTAGCGTTAAATCCAGACGCCGAACAAAAGGAGATAATTGAGTTCTATTATAATTATATTTCCTACGGATCCATGGAACTCGAAGAACTAAAAACCTTTGAAGATATGCTCAATATTTTGATCGAATCAATTGACCAAAAGATTTATGGCGCAGAGGACAGGCTATTGAAGGATTTAACAGACAAAATTGGCATCGAGAAACTCTACGAGCTAAGCTTTAAGGTCGGAGATGAATCGGACATTTCTGGTTCGATATCTATAGAAACAAACTATGCATTCGATAACTATGAAACGTATAATAGATTTCACGGAGAAGAAGACTTGCTCCCTGGTCGTCAGTCATAGAGGCGTCCGGCGTTGATTGATCATACTTTACTTCTGCTGCCGGCCTGTTTCCGACCACCAGGGCAACAACGGTAGCAGAGCAGCATGAGCGGTCGTTCAAATTCGGGCGGATTGGTGTAAAGCCAAAAAAGTAGGATGGTTGTAGCCGAGGAGATCCAGAAATGTTATACGGCAATGTCGGGTGTTATGCTGCAAACCCGGCGCAGTTGAATTCCCGTTGGACGAAAAGAGTTTGAACCTGCCTGATCATCTTCAGCGTGTCAGGGCCGCTGCCGAGAGGGCCTTAGCGCCAATTCGCCCTGCTGGAGCATCGACAGCCACCCCGCAGAACCTTCTTTTTGACGCGCAACGCACGGACGCTGGTCGCAATCTGCCACCGTACTATCTTGTGTATTTTCTGCTGATCGACCTATTGGAGTTTAAGAACCTTGGCCAGTTCGAAAAGCTAGCTTGGTCTGTTCCCGTAGACTACAAGGGCAAGGCGTTTCTCATCGAACATAGAAAGTTTGGGATAGGCATCTTTGTAGACAATCCACAGGCACACGAGACAGAAGCGGCAGAAATCGCGACACGCATTCAAAAGGCTACAAAGGTGGCACGGCCCTACTTCGAGTGGCGCGCCGAGAGCGCTGTGGCCGATTCGAAACTCAATGTCAAGAACTACACCGACGAACTTCACCAGCGTTTTCAGTACGTTTATGGTGAATATCAAAAGATAGTGGCCGATATTCGGCGTGAGGAAGAACGGAGGAGGAGTCTTTCACGCGAGGAACGGATGTCAGATTGGGATGGCTATTTTTCCGAGCCCTACACGCTCACAGAAAAGGCTGCTTGGCTAGCGAGTGCGGCTATCGATGCATTCTTCAGTTTCACCGAGCATGTATTCATTCATCTCGCGATACTTCAAGGGACAATTAGCACGGGGAACGAGGTCGCATCTCTAGCTAGCGCTGATTGGGGCAATAAATTCAAAGCCGTCTTTGATCTCCAAGAGCCTACATCAAAGCGCTTCTATGACGACCTGACCGAGATTAGAAGACAGCATCGAAACTTCGTCGCACATGGGTCGTTCTGCTCGACGTCAATTATCTTGACCCATCGGCGACAATTACCTTGGCCGGTGAGTGAGGGACCCTAAGCTGTTACTGTGATACTACACCATCCTGTGAGTCCGTTTCTTCCAGGTCGCGCTTTACCTCCTTGGTTGTCACGGTGACGTTTGCGCGATTCTTGGCCGTCCGGCGCCGGTAGCTTTCTGCATGGAGCTCCAAGATGGTGGAGCGGTGGACCAGACGATCCACGGCGGCCACGGTCATGGCAGCCTCCGGGAAGACCTGATCCCATGCAGAGAAGGGTTGATTGGCTGTGATGGCCAGACTTTTCCGTTCATAGCGTTCCGAGATCAGTTCGAAGAGCACCGAGGTCTCGGCCTGATCCCGGCGAACATAGCTGAAGTCATCCAAAATCAGTAGGTCAAAGCGGTCCAGCTTGGCCAGAGTGGCCGGCAATCGGAGCTCCTTGCGCGCGGATTGTAACTGCTGAACCAAATCGCTGGTCCGTGTGAAGTATACCCGACACCCCCGTTCCACTAGGGCATGCCCCACAGCGGCCACCAAATGGCTTTTGCCGAC includes:
- the istB gene encoding IS21-like element ISAfe9 family helper ATPase IstB, whose amino-acid sequence is MNPSTLARLPMMLTDLRLPTMKQAWQGLATKSNQEDWPAERFLATLLEQEILGREARRLERRRQESNLPPDKRLGNYDFTVVPTLSKAHVQALAEADGWIQEGANLLLFGPPGVGKSHLVAAVGHALVERGCRVYFTRTSDLVQQLQSARKELRLPATLAKLDRFDLLILDDFSYVRRDQAETSVLFELISERYERKSLAITANQPFSAWDQVFPEAAMTVAAVDRLVHRSTILELHAESYRRRTAKNRANVTVTTKEVKRDLEETDSQDGVVSQ